A genomic region of Saccopteryx bilineata isolate mSacBil1 chromosome 1, mSacBil1_pri_phased_curated, whole genome shotgun sequence contains the following coding sequences:
- the LOC136320168 gene encoding olfactory receptor 7C1-like, translating to MEPGNQTSVSYFLLLGFCQDSEHQPILFGLFLSMYLFTMLGNLLIILAVSSDSHLHTPMYFFLSNLSLADICFTSTTIPKMLVNIQTQNKSITYAGCITQMYFFMFFGGMDTLLLTVMAYDRCVAICHPLHYPVIMNSRLCGLLVLVSWFISLTCSLVQSLLMLRLSFCTNRVISHFYCELAQALTLACSDTLINQNLLYVVAGLLGIVPFSGILLSYIQIVSSILRIPSSGGKYKAFSTCGSHLSVVSLFYGTGLGVYLSSDAPSWRGMTASVMYTVVTPMLNPFIYSLRNRDIKRALCKVLGRTLYVQ from the coding sequence ATGGAACCAGGAAATCAAACAagtgtttcatattttttacttctgGGATTTTGCCAAGACTCAGAGCATCAACCCATCCTGTTTGGGCTGTTCCTGTCCATGTACCTGTTCACCATGCTTGGGAACCTGCTCATCATCCTGGCCGTCAGCTCAGACTCCCACCTCCACACCCCTATGTACTTCTTCCTCTCCAACCTGTCCCTGGCTGACATCTGTTTCACCTCCACCACCATTCCGAAGATGCTGGTGAACATCCAGACTCAGAACAAATCCATCACCTATGCAGGCTGCATCACCCAgatgtattttttcatgttttttggaGGTATGGACACTTTGCTTCTCACTGTGATGGCCTATGACCGGTGTGTGGCCATCTGTCACCCCTTACACTACCCAGTCATCATGAACTCCCGCCTCTGTGGCCTGCTGGTTCTTGTGTCCTGGTTCATCAGTTTAACATGCTCCCTGGTCCAGAGTCTGTTGATGTTGCGGCTGTCTTTCTGTACAAATCGAGTGATTTCACACTTTTACTGTGAACTTGCTCAGGCTCTCACGCTTGCCTGCTCTGACACACTCATCAATCAAAACCTGCTATATGTGGTGGCTGGCCTTCTTGGCATAGTTCCCTTCTCAGGGATTCTTTTATCCTATATTCAAATTGTCTCCTCCATCTTGAGAATCCCATCATCAGGTGGGAAATACAAAGCATTTTCTACCTGTGGGTCTCACCTGTCTGTGGTTTCTTTATTCTATGGGACCGGCCTTGGTGTGTATCTCAGTTCTGATGCACCTTCCTGGAGGGGCATGACTGCCTCTGTGATGTACACCGTGGTCACCCCCATGCTGAACCCCTTCATCTATAGCCTGCGGAACAGGGACATCAAGAGGGCTTTATGCAAAGTTCTTGGGAGAACACTCTATGTTCAGTGA